In Massilia violaceinigra, one DNA window encodes the following:
- the infB gene encoding translation initiation factor IF-2, which translates to MASNNVAQFATELKMPADLLLTQLRSAGVDKSSTSDPLSKDDKDKLLDHLRRTHGTATDTEKKKITLTRKETTEIKQADATGKSRTIQVEVRKKRTFVQRDDPAPAPVAAAPVAPVIDAAEVARREEEARRQQELIARQEADLREKQERLAKLDAEKEAQAKQAETDARKEADAEAKRAAAAAAAAAAGADQAAADESKKAAAEEAKKKAAVAAQEAAARAEANDRARKAVADEVAQIKAMMNAPRRAIKAPEPVPPPVAALKPKPPEGTLHKPADKKPGDKPGDKKPVTADKKSIKSANVSSTWSDDAKKRGAPGSIKPRGNTGSPGGRDSWRGGAKGRRPSHSDDRETNFQAPTEAVIKDVHVPETITVAELAHKMSVKASEVIKQLMKLGQMCTINQVLDQETAMILVEEMGHKAFAAELDDPEALLADQGEHAHFEAVSRAPVVTVMGHVDHGKTSLLDYIRRAKVASGEAGGITQHIGAYHVETPRGIITFLDTPGHEAFTAMRARGAKATDIVILVVAADDGVMPQTKEAIAHAKAAGVPLVVAINKIDKPGANLDRVKQELVAEQVVPEEYGGESPFVPVSAKTGEGIDALLEQVLLQAEVLELKAPVDAPARGLVVEGRLDKGRGPVATILVQSGTLRRGDVILAGSSYGRVRAMLDENGKAISEAGPSIPVEIQGLTEVPVAGEEVMVMADERKAREIGLFRQGKFRDVKLAKQQAAKLENMFDNMGEGEVKNLPVIVKTDVQGSQEALVGSLQKLSTSEVRVQVVHAAVGGITESDVNLAVASKAVIIGFNTRADAQARKLAESNGVDIRYYNIIYDAIDEIKAALSGMLAPEKREHITGQVEIRQVILVSKVGAIAGCLVTDGVVKRSSSVRLLRNNIVVWTGEIDSLKRFKDDAKEVRAGLECGLSLKNYNDIEVGDVLEVFEVQEIARTL; encoded by the coding sequence ATGGCGAGTAACAACGTAGCCCAATTTGCCACCGAACTGAAGATGCCTGCAGATTTGCTGCTGACGCAGCTGCGTTCTGCCGGCGTCGATAAAAGTTCGACGTCAGATCCATTGTCGAAAGATGATAAGGATAAGTTGTTGGATCACCTGCGCCGTACCCACGGCACGGCGACCGACACCGAGAAGAAGAAAATCACGCTGACGCGCAAGGAAACCACTGAGATCAAGCAGGCTGACGCCACTGGCAAGTCGCGCACGATCCAGGTAGAAGTGCGCAAGAAGCGCACGTTCGTGCAGCGCGACGATCCGGCGCCAGCGCCAGTGGCCGCGGCGCCCGTTGCACCAGTGATCGACGCGGCCGAAGTGGCCCGTCGCGAGGAAGAGGCACGCCGCCAGCAAGAGCTGATTGCGCGCCAGGAAGCCGACCTGCGTGAAAAGCAGGAGCGCCTCGCCAAGCTCGACGCCGAAAAAGAAGCCCAGGCCAAGCAGGCCGAGACCGACGCCAGGAAAGAAGCGGATGCTGAAGCGAAGCGCGCCGCCGCTGCTGCTGCCGCCGCCGCCGCTGGCGCCGATCAGGCTGCCGCCGACGAGTCGAAGAAAGCTGCTGCCGAAGAAGCCAAGAAAAAGGCTGCCGTTGCTGCGCAAGAAGCTGCGGCCCGTGCCGAAGCGAACGACCGCGCCCGCAAGGCCGTGGCCGACGAAGTGGCGCAGATCAAGGCCATGATGAATGCGCCGCGGCGCGCGATCAAGGCGCCTGAGCCAGTTCCTCCACCGGTGGCGGCATTGAAGCCGAAACCGCCGGAAGGCACCTTGCACAAGCCAGCCGACAAGAAGCCGGGCGACAAGCCGGGCGACAAGAAGCCGGTTACGGCGGACAAGAAGTCGATCAAGTCGGCCAATGTCTCGTCGACCTGGTCGGACGACGCGAAAAAACGCGGCGCGCCGGGCTCGATCAAGCCACGTGGCAACACCGGTTCGCCGGGTGGCCGCGACAGCTGGCGCGGTGGCGCCAAGGGCCGTCGTCCATCGCACAGCGATGACCGCGAAACCAATTTCCAGGCGCCGACCGAAGCGGTCATCAAGGACGTTCACGTTCCTGAGACCATCACGGTCGCCGAACTGGCACACAAGATGTCCGTGAAGGCATCGGAAGTGATCAAGCAGCTGATGAAGCTGGGCCAGATGTGCACCATTAACCAGGTGCTGGATCAGGAAACGGCGATGATTCTGGTGGAAGAGATGGGCCACAAGGCATTTGCGGCTGAACTCGACGATCCGGAAGCACTGCTGGCCGACCAGGGCGAACACGCCCACTTCGAAGCCGTCTCGCGCGCACCGGTGGTCACCGTCATGGGTCACGTCGACCATGGCAAGACCTCGCTGCTCGATTACATTCGCCGTGCCAAAGTGGCGTCGGGCGAAGCGGGCGGGATCACGCAGCACATCGGCGCATACCACGTCGAAACGCCGCGCGGCATCATCACCTTCCTCGACACCCCGGGTCACGAAGCGTTTACCGCCATGCGTGCCCGTGGCGCCAAGGCAACCGACATCGTCATTCTGGTGGTTGCCGCCGACGATGGCGTGATGCCGCAGACGAAGGAAGCAATTGCTCACGCAAAAGCTGCCGGCGTACCGCTGGTCGTGGCGATCAACAAGATCGACAAGCCGGGTGCGAATCTGGACCGCGTCAAGCAGGAACTGGTTGCTGAACAAGTCGTGCCGGAAGAATACGGTGGCGAATCGCCATTCGTGCCGGTGTCGGCCAAGACCGGCGAAGGCATCGATGCGCTGCTGGAACAGGTTCTGCTGCAAGCCGAAGTGCTGGAACTCAAAGCCCCGGTCGACGCGCCAGCGCGCGGCCTGGTGGTCGAGGGACGTCTGGACAAGGGCCGTGGTCCTGTCGCGACGATCCTGGTGCAGTCCGGTACCCTGCGTCGCGGCGACGTGATCCTGGCTGGTTCCTCGTATGGCCGCGTGCGCGCCATGCTGGATGAGAACGGCAAGGCGATCAGCGAAGCTGGTCCGTCGATCCCGGTCGAAATCCAGGGTCTGACCGAAGTGCCGGTTGCCGGTGAAGAAGTCATGGTCATGGCCGACGAGCGTAAAGCGCGTGAAATTGGTCTGTTCCGTCAAGGTAAGTTCCGCGACGTCAAACTGGCCAAGCAGCAAGCGGCGAAACTGGAAAACATGTTCGACAACATGGGCGAAGGCGAAGTCAAGAATCTGCCGGTCATCGTCAAGACCGACGTGCAGGGTTCGCAGGAAGCGCTGGTTGGCTCGCTGCAGAAACTGTCGACCTCCGAAGTGCGGGTACAGGTTGTCCACGCAGCGGTCGGCGGCATTACGGAATCGGACGTCAATCTGGCGGTGGCATCGAAAGCGGTCATCATCGGCTTTAACACCCGTGCTGACGCCCAGGCGCGCAAGCTGGCCGAGTCGAACGGCGTGGACATTCGCTACTACAACATCATTTACGATGCGATCGACGAGATCAAGGCGGCGTTGTCGGGCATGCTGGCACCGGAGAAGCGCGAGCACATCACCGGCCAGGTCGAGATTCGCCAGGTTATCCTGGTCTCGAAAGTGGGCGCGATTGCCGGTTGCCTGGTCACCGATGGCGTGGTCAAGCGTTCGTCCTCGGTTCGCCTGCTGCGCAACAACATCGTGGTGTGGACTGGCGAGATCGATTCGCTCAAGCGCTTCAAGGACGACGCGAAAGAAGTGCGCGCCGGTCTGGAGTGCGGCCTGTCGCTCAAGAACTACAACGATATCGAAGTCGGCGACGTCCTCGAAGTGTTCGAAGTTCAAGAGATCGCCCGTACGCTGTAA
- the rbfA gene encoding 30S ribosome-binding factor RbfA translates to MAKHSKTIPARGLRVADQIQRDLAEIVAYGLKDPRIGMITITEVQITPDYAHAKVFFTMFKDDKETIKNTVDGLGAAAGFIRNQLGKRLHIHTLPMLHFVHDTSTSRGMEMSLLIDQANATRAADAEPDPVPEDQAKPDAE, encoded by the coding sequence ATGGCTAAACACAGCAAAACCATTCCCGCCCGCGGCTTGCGCGTGGCCGACCAGATCCAGCGCGACCTGGCCGAAATCGTCGCCTACGGTCTGAAAGACCCGCGCATCGGCATGATCACCATCACCGAAGTGCAGATCACGCCCGACTACGCCCACGCCAAGGTGTTCTTCACCATGTTCAAGGACGACAAGGAAACGATCAAGAACACGGTCGACGGCCTCGGCGCCGCTGCCGGCTTCATCCGCAACCAGCTGGGCAAGCGCCTGCATATCCACACCTTGCCGATGCTGCACTTCGTGCACGACACCTCGACCTCGCGCGGCATGGAAATGTCGCTGCTGATCGACCAGGCCAACGCGACCCGCGCGGCCGACGCCGAGCCGGACCCGGTCCCGGAAGACCAAGCCAAGCCGGACGCCGAATAA